Part of the Candidatus Edwardsbacteria bacterium genome, GGCGACATCGGCCCAGATAGGGCTTAGGGAACGGATATATTATCTGGAGATCGATCTGGAACTCCTGATGGAGCTGTCCGGATCGAAACAGAACAGATACCGGGAACTGCCGAGATTCCCGTCAATAAAACGGGACCTGGCCCTGGAGCTGCCGGTGGAAACGGAATGCCGGAGGGTGATCGGACTGATCGGACAGCTGGCCGGCGGCGAACTGGAATCGGTGTCATTATTCGACCTGTATCAGGGTAAACAGATCGAGCCGGGCCGCAAGAGCATGGCCTTCTCCCTGGTCTACCGGGCGGCCGACCGGACCCTGACCGACGCCGAGGTCTCCGGCATCCATCAAAAGGTGGTGGAGGGATTGAAGGGGGAACTGCAGGCCCATATCAGGTAACAGTCCTGATCTGGCTCCTGCCATTTTATATATATAAACTCGGAGGGTCATCTATGAGCTTAGACGCACTGGAGGCACTGGAGGAAAGGATCGACAAGGCGGTGGGGACCATCACCCAGTTAAAGAAGGATAGGGATCAACTGGAGGGCGAGAACGCCCGGCTAAAGGGACAGCTGGAGACCCTGAATAAAAAGATCAAGTCTATGGAGGATAAGGGCGGGGACCTGGCGTCCCTGCAGGATGAGAACCGGCAGCTTAAGGGATCGCAGGAAGAGCTTAAGAGCAAGCTGGAAAACATAATAGGCAAGCTGGAGAAGCTCCAGCAATAGTATATCGAACTGCAGGGAAATTTTAAACCATAATCATAGAGTGCTATGGCCGAATCCAAACCGGGCATAAAAGTTGAGATCTTCGGGAACGAATACCGGATCAAAGGGCAGGCGGACGCCGAATACGTAAAGCGGGTGGCCGCCTACGTGGACGAGAAGATGCGCCAGCTGTCCCAGCTATCGGTGACCGGGGCCGTTTCCAAGATCGCCATTCTTACCGCCATCAACATCGCCGACGAGCTGTTCCGGGAAAGACAGGAGCGCGAGAAGGCCATGGAGAAGCTCAGCCACCGGCTGGAGCAGATCGGCGAATAAAAAGTTTGGGGCCGGAAAATATTTTTCAAAAAGGGCTTGCAAATCCGGTCCAACGGTAGTATATTTGGCCTAGACGGAGTTCATTCATTTTCCCTGCAGTGCTCGAAGCCAGCGGATATTTTTTGAGCCAACGCCTATTCTTAATGGACCTAACCTTCGATCGCGGTGTGCATGCCCCGCAAGGGGAAGCCTGAAACGGTTGAGGAGGTACCACCTTTTGAATGGGTTCAAAGATGCCGTTTGCCCGACACAGGCGGGGAATTTTTATTGCCCCGGCGCCATCCTGAGAGCTTGCCATGAAACAAGAATTCTTTTGACCTTTGAAGTGGCACTCCAAGGCAAAGCAAGTTGAAGAATGATCATTTTATCTGTCGCACTTCAACCTGCCGGACGGGAAAATTTCTCAGTGTGACAGATGCTGTATAAAAGAAAACATTTTAACGCGACACTTTTTACATATAAACAGGAAGGGAAAGACAGATGATGACAGTGATCTGGATAATTATTGCCGTGGCCGGCACCGGACTGGGGTCCTTTTTGGGATATTTGATACATCAGAAGATCTCCGAGGCCAAACTGGCCGGGGCCGAGAAGCTGGCCGAGAAGGTGATCGCCGAGGCCCAGCGCGAGGCGGCCACCTACAAGAAGGCGGCGGCGGTGCAGGCCAAGGAGGAATCATACCGGCTGAAGACCAATTTTGAGAAAGAGACCCAGAGCCGGCGCCAGGAGCTCAAGGATTACGAGCACCGGATAACCGAGAAGGAAAAGCAGATCGACCACAAGGTGGACATCATCAACCGCAAGGAGAAGGACGTCGAGGTCCGGGAGCGGGAGCTGGTGGCCAAGGAGCGGGTGATCCGGGCCAAGGACGAGCGCCTGACCACCCTGATAGACGAGCAGAACACCAAACTGGAGCAGATCGCCGGCCTGACCCAGGAGGAGGCCAAGAAGATACTGATGCAGAACCTGGAGACCCAGGTGCGCCACGAGTCGGCCCAGATGATGAAGGTCATCCGCGACGAGGCCAAGGAGAACGCCGAGAAGGAGGCCCGCCAGATCATCTCCATGGCGGTCCAGCGCTACGCCGGGGAGCACACCGCCGAGACCACCGTGTCGGTGGTGCCGCTGGCCAGCGACGAGATGAAGGGACGGATCATTGGCCGGGAGGGCCGCAATATCCGGGCTTTCGAGGCCGCCACCGGGGTGGAGGTGCTGATCGACGACACCCCGGAGGCCATCGTGATCTCGGCCTTCGACCCGGTGCGCCGGGAGGTGGCCCGGATGGCCATGGAGAAGCTGGTGTCCGACGGGCGGATCCAGCCGGCCCGCATCGAGGAGGTCATCGAAAAGGCCCAGAAGGATGTGGACCGCAGCATCAAGGAGGCCGGGGAATCACTGGCCCTGGAGGTGGGGGTGCCGGGACTGCATCCCGAACTGCTGCTGCTGCTGGGACGGCTCAAATACCGCACCAGCTACGGCCAGAACGTCCTGCAGCACTCCAAGGAAGTGGCCTTTCTGGCCAGCATGATGGCCGGGGAGCTGGAGCTGGATTCGGCCCTGGCCAAGCGGGCCGGGCTGCTGCATGACATCGGCAAGGCGGTGGACCACAACATCGAGGGCACCCACAGCCAGATCGGCATGGACATCGCCAAACGCTACGGCGAGTCGGCCATAGTGATCAACGCCGTCGGGGCCCATCACGAGGACATCGAGTTCATCTCGCCCATATCGGTGCTGATCGCGGCGGCCGACGCCATCTCCGGGGCCCGGCCGGGCGCCAGAAGGGAATCGCTGGAGGCCTATGTCAAGCGGCTGGAGAAGCTGGAGGAGGTGGCTTATTCTTTCAGCGGGGTCAGCAAGGCCTACGCCATCCAGGCCGGGCGCGAGGTCCGGATCATCGTCACCCCGGAGGATGTCAGCGACAGCCGGACCACCGAGATGGCCAACGAGATCGCCCACAAGGTGGAGTCGTCCCTGCAGTATCCCGGGCAGATCAAGGTGACGGTCATCCGCGAAACGCGGGGGATAGGCTACGCAAAATAACCAACCCACGAAACACACTAAAATTCACGAAAATGGTTTATTTTAGTGATCTTTCGTGCATTTAGTGGGAAAATGAAAATTCTTTTTATTGGCGATATCATCGGGCGGCCGGGCCGCATGGCGGTGGAGAAGCTGCTGCCGGGCTTGATCGAAGAGCATCAGATCGACTTCGTGATAGCCAACGGAGAGAATGCCGCAGCCGGCTTCGGCCTGACCCCGGCGGTGCTGGACAACCTTTTTGCCCTGGGCATAGACGTGGTCACTTCCGGCAATCATCTATGGGACAAGAAGGATATCCTGCCCCGGCTCAAAAAAGAGCCCCGCCTGTTGCGTCCGGCCAATTATCCGCCGGAGGTGCCGGGAACCAGCTTCGGGGTCTATGAGGACAAGCAGGGACACAAGGTGGGCGTCTTCAACCTGCTGGGCCGGGTGTTCATGCCGGCGGTGGATTGCCCGTTCAGAATTGCCGACCAGGTGATAGCCGGGCTGAAGAAGGAGACCGAGATCATCATCGTGGACATGCACGCCGAGGCCACCTCCGAGAAGATCGCTTTGGGCTGGTATTTGGACGGCCGGGTCTCCGCGGTGATAGGCACCCACACCCATGTGATGACCGCCGACCAGCGGGTGCTGCCCAAAGGCACGGCCTATATCACCGACGCCGGGATGACCGGCGGGTTCGACAGCGTGATCGGCATGGAGAAGGAGCCGATAATCGAGAAGTTTTTGACCCAACTGCCTACCAAGTTCGAAGTGGCCGAGGGGGATGTGAGGTTCAACGGGGTGGTGGTGGAGGTGGATGAGCAGAGCGGGAAGGCGAAAGCCATAAAAAGAATAATAATTAATACATAGCGGTATTGAAATGAATAATAAAGCATTTCTGTTTATTGTCTTTATTGGTTTGTTTGCCTTTGTTGGTTGTCAGAGTGTGCAAACTGTGACAAAAAACGAATTGAACTTGGCGGCTTCTAAGTGGAAAGAGCCCAAAGTTAGTATTTGGTATTACACAGGGACAAAGGAAGGATATGATTATTTTGTCCATCAAGATTTAGGCGAGACCGTTGTTTATCGTGTTTCATCAAAAGAAATGATTATTGATAAGCAATTTCCGTTAACCAAGAAAAGAAAGCTATGGCGGGTTATGAATTGGGGTATTACAGAAATACAAAACAGATGATTTAACCCAACTACCAACTAAATTCGAGGTGGCCGAGGGGGATGTGAGGTTCAACGGGGTGGTGGTGGCGGTATGTTTGCGATAGGTTGAAAACCTATCGCTGGAAAGTCAACAAGGCCGCTGGGACGGCCTGTAAAAAGTCAGGCTTGCAGAGGCAAGCCTTGGTGAAAACCAGCGATATCATTCATGGTATCGCTGATGAAGGGTAGATTTAGCAAAGACGTTTTATGCCGAAGGTTCATTACGAATTGTTTTATCATTTTGTTTGGCACACCAAGGATGATAAACCATATATCGACGAAGAGATTGAGCGTTATTTATTTGCCTGCATCGGGCAAAAATGCAAACAAGAAGGTTATCATTTATTGGCGATAAACGGCACGGAGGATCATGTCCATATATTGCTGTCCTTGCGTCCGGCACAATTGATATCCGATGTAGCCCATGCGTTAAAAGGCAGTACATCGTACGATGTAAATAAACATTTCCAAGGCAAAAAACAATTATATTGGCAAAACGGTTATGGCGTTTTATCCGTGAGCAAACAGGCTGTGCCAAGGATCAAAATTTATATCAGCGGGCAGAAAGTGCATCATGAAAAGGGCGAGTTACTAAAGGAATTCGAAGATTGTGAAGGCTCGGAGGAGCCTTGATGAATACCAGCGATATCATTCATGGTATCGCAAATAGATGCCTGGATTCCCGCATACGCGGGAATGACAATAAGCCCAAAAGAAGAGAATTATGGCCCAAATCATAGACGGTAAAAAAATATCGGCCGAGATACGGCAGGTAGTGGCTGCCGAGGTCGCAGGCCTCAAGGAACAGGGGATAGCGCCGCATTTGGCGGTGATCATAGTCGGTTCGGATCCCGGGTCGCAGGTTTATGTCCGCAACAAGCACAAGGCCTGCGAGGAGACCGGCATCAAGTCCACAGTCATAGAAATGCCGGAGGACACCACTCAGGAGCAACTGCTGGCCCAGGTGGAGAAACTCAACAACGACAAGAACGTCCACGGTATTTTGGTGCAATCCCCGGTGCCCAAGGGGCTGTCCGAGGAGAGGGCCTTCGAGTCCATCCATCCGCTAAAGGACGTGGACTGTTTCCACCCGGAGAACGTCGGATTGCTGATGCTGGGCCGGCCGCGCTTTCTGCCGGCCACCCCGGCCGGGGTGATAGAACTGCTGGTGCGCTACAACATCAAGATATCCGGCCAGTACGTGGTGATAGTGGGCCGTTCCAACATAGTGGGCAAGCCGCTGGCCAACATGCTGGCCCAAAAGTCGGAACGCGGCAACGCCACGGTCACCGTCTGCCATACCGGCACCAAGGGGCTGTCCTATTACACCAAGCAGGCCGATATAGTAATCGCCGCTGCCGGAGCGCCGGGCCTGATCACCGGCGAAATGCTCAACAGCAACTGCACGGTGATAGACGTGGGCACCAACCGCATACCGGACGCCTCCAAAAAATCGGGCTACAGCCTGGTGGGCGATGTGGACTTCG contains:
- a CDS encoding cell division protein ZapA, translating into MAESKPGIKVEIFGNEYRIKGQADAEYVKRVAAYVDEKMRQLSQLSVTGAVSKIAILTAINIADELFRERQEREKAMEKLSHRLEQIGE
- the tnpA gene encoding IS200/IS605 family transposase; translated protein: MPKVHYELFYHFVWHTKDDKPYIDEEIERYLFACIGQKCKQEGYHLLAINGTEDHVHILLSLRPAQLISDVAHALKGSTSYDVNKHFQGKKQLYWQNGYGVLSVSKQAVPRIKIYISGQKVHHEKGELLKEFEDCEGSEEP
- a CDS encoding TIGR00282 family metallophosphoesterase, producing MKILFIGDIIGRPGRMAVEKLLPGLIEEHQIDFVIANGENAAAGFGLTPAVLDNLFALGIDVVTSGNHLWDKKDILPRLKKEPRLLRPANYPPEVPGTSFGVYEDKQGHKVGVFNLLGRVFMPAVDCPFRIADQVIAGLKKETEIIIVDMHAEATSEKIALGWYLDGRVSAVIGTHTHVMTADQRVLPKGTAYITDAGMTGGFDSVIGMEKEPIIEKFLTQLPTKFEVAEGDVRFNGVVVEVDEQSGKAKAIKRIIINT
- the zapB gene encoding cell division protein ZapB; protein product: MSLDALEALEERIDKAVGTITQLKKDRDQLEGENARLKGQLETLNKKIKSMEDKGGDLASLQDENRQLKGSQEELKSKLENIIGKLEKLQQ
- a CDS encoding tetrahydrofolate dehydrogenase/cyclohydrolase catalytic domain-containing protein, producing MAQIIDGKKISAEIRQVVAAEVAGLKEQGIAPHLAVIIVGSDPGSQVYVRNKHKACEETGIKSTVIEMPEDTTQEQLLAQVEKLNNDKNVHGILVQSPVPKGLSEERAFESIHPLKDVDCFHPENVGLLMLGRPRFLPATPAGVIELLVRYNIKISGQYVVIVGRSNIVGKPLANMLAQKSERGNATVTVCHTGTKGLSYYTKQADIVIAAAGAPGLITGEMLNSNCTVIDVGTNRIPDASKKSGYSLVGDVDFESASKVAAYISPVPGGVGLMTIAMLLKNCVMAAKLQS
- the rny gene encoding ribonuclease Y produces the protein MMTVIWIIIAVAGTGLGSFLGYLIHQKISEAKLAGAEKLAEKVIAEAQREAATYKKAAAVQAKEESYRLKTNFEKETQSRRQELKDYEHRITEKEKQIDHKVDIINRKEKDVEVRERELVAKERVIRAKDERLTTLIDEQNTKLEQIAGLTQEEAKKILMQNLETQVRHESAQMMKVIRDEAKENAEKEARQIISMAVQRYAGEHTAETTVSVVPLASDEMKGRIIGREGRNIRAFEAATGVEVLIDDTPEAIVISAFDPVRREVARMAMEKLVSDGRIQPARIEEVIEKAQKDVDRSIKEAGESLALEVGVPGLHPELLLLLGRLKYRTSYGQNVLQHSKEVAFLASMMAGELELDSALAKRAGLLHDIGKAVDHNIEGTHSQIGMDIAKRYGESAIVINAVGAHHEDIEFISPISVLIAAADAISGARPGARRESLEAYVKRLEKLEEVAYSFSGVSKAYAIQAGREVRIIVTPEDVSDSRTTEMANEIAHKVESSLQYPGQIKVTVIRETRGIGYAK